TACACATGCAGACTCACATCAAATTGCCCGCTCTTTTTCTGAATAGCGTTCACCCGGttgaacaaagcatttattctTCCTTCAACGTCACCACATGCGAGACTGAGAGGGAATGAAACATTAAATCAgcgtaaaaacaaaacacgTGAGTTTATTACATACACACCTCCGACTCTGCTGTTAATTATGACTGTAAATTACTTATTGAGACAGGTAACGAGCCAGCTAACATTCACATATGACGCTTTTTAACCTAAAAGCAAAACTTACACTCGTAAAGGCTTGTCTTCCATAccgaaaaatatataaatgtttcttaaaaataatgacGCTTGTGTCTGAGCATTGGCGTTAAATTGTGTGCATCGACAAAATAAACCCTGTCGTAACAGGAAGCAAATAATTTTGACCGCTCATTCCCGAAACATACATCTTAGGGTGAAACTTTGTGATTTTTGGTGCTACAAATTATCATATACATTAGAGAAAATACCATATATAAAGTATAGAATTTATAAACACgagaatatatattataaacctAAACGCACATCAAGTTTCTCTCCGGAAGAAATACAAGAGTGACACAGTAAAAGCGTATTAAACGCGTCAACTACGCGTAGATTATTCGCAATGTTGCTCCAGCGATTATTACTTTATAGTTTCATTATATCggttaatttaaacatttataatgtatagATTCAAACaacctaaaatatttttttcttatgcgttaatataacattatgatgtagattaaaaaaaaacataccacTGCGCAAAACTGGGGCGAGCAGGACACAACGTGACGCAACATAAACCACAAGACCAAAACAGGAACTGATTTACATTTGAAACACCGAAGTGTACAAtgtaataaaagaaaataaactgCCATATTACTTATACCACAACAGAAATTTCAGCCTAGAAGAACTGCGTTTAAACAAATGACAATATATCGATAACAAATGCACATTAGCTGACTGTATAAACCTGCCAAATTAAACATACTTAAACAAtcttttgaatttataaagcattattcCTTTAGTATGTGCAAGCCATCTGCTTGTTTGCATATGCAGTGCAGACCTTGTTTGCAAATGACGCTATTGTTTATGGGATGATATATGCATGCACATGAGCAGACTCGGAATCTATGCGCCGAATATTTCCATATATAGGCTTTGGCATCGAAGGATGAAAAAGCGCCTCTAATCACATCTGAATAACAACCGCTGATCCCAGAACAGCAGACATGACTTCCCCAGAGCAGATTATAGAAATAGTGATGGATGACAAAACGTACAATGTGAGTAAAAGCAAACTGATCGAGAAGAGCGATTACTTCCGCGCGCTGTACAGCTCAGGGATGCGCGAGTCCGCGGAGGATTCGGTGCAGCTGCAGGGACTGAGCACGCCGGGGCTCGAGCTGGTGCTGGAGTTCATCAACACCTCCAAAGTTCAGGTGGCCAACGAGACTCTAGAGGACCTGATCGAAACCGCATCCTTTCTGCAAGTCACTTCCATCTTAAAACTGCTTCTGGCGGAAATCAGGCAGGAGAACTGCGTCGAGCTCTTCAAGCTCTCTGAAATCTACGGGATGCATGATCTTAGAAATGCTTGTTTGAAATTCATGAGCTGCTATTATCATCCCATGCTGCGCAGGCCGGAGTTCAGGACTTTGCCAGCTGCTGTACGGGATCAAATCCGTGATATGCGCATGAAAGGCACGGCCACTTTAGTAGCAATAGGGGATTTCACTGACACCTGTCTGGATCTGGCAAATCAGGACGAGCCCTGGTCCATGTTGAGGTATGATGAGCTAGAACAACGCTGGAAACCTCTAGCCAACAACCTTCCTCCAGACATGATCAATGTTCGAGGTTACGGATCTGCTGTGCTGGACAACTACTTGTTTATTGTTGGTGGATACAGAATGACAAGTCAGGAGATCTCAGTGGCCCACTGCTACAACCCCTGCAAGAACGAGTGGAACCATGTGGCACCTTTGAACCAGAAGAGGTACAGTTCACTCATGGTGTGTCCAGTTATTTGTGGTTTGTCCGGTGCATGGGATCAGCAAGTGCTCTTTTTGTGTCCAGATCGAACTTCAAGCTCCTGGCCGTGAGTGGGAAGCTGTACGCGGTTGGAGGTCATTGTCTGGGGACGGTGGAGTGCTACAGTCCCGAGCAGGACTGGTGGACGTGTGTGGCGTCTCTGCCTGATCCTCTCGCTGAGTTCTCTGCCTGTGAGTGTCAGGGCATGATCTACGTCATGGGCGGTTATACCTCTAGAGGTGTGTTTTACTTTCTGAGAGATGGGTTcattcacactcacacacactaacaGGCATTAGACTTAATTTACTTTCTTTTACGTGACTGGAAGTATTGTGAACAATTCGTTTGTGTATGGatgttattccaaagaaaatgCTTGTCTTTACTTACATCACTTGTGTGAATTTAGCCCATATtttttaactagatttttatgttaaaaaaagcATGGGTTAGTATTAATACTCTGTTGCAatccattttaacatttaaattacctTTTCCATCATTTGACactcacttaaagggttagttcaccgaaaaataattactcaccctcatgtcgttccaaacccgtaagaatttcgttcatcttcggaacacaaatgaagatctttttgatgaaatctgagagctttctgttcctccatagacagctacataactgaaactttgacgcttgaaaaagttcataaagggattgtaaaactaatccataggACTTGAATGGAcacttgatcactttatatgatgaacaaattgaatttaggcttttattcacatataaacattcatcaactgttcatcagttgtggtaaatggaagctcaagcatgtttgcttgacatgtacaagaaccaatgaggttcattcttgtgttacgcagcacgtttgagcttccccaagaggtttgttctcacgcgtCAAGCAAGTTCGGTTGAGcttttatgtttgctgatcaatgtttatatgtgaataaaatcctaaattaaatctgttcatcaaataCAGCGATCA
The Ctenopharyngodon idella isolate HZGC_01 chromosome 4, HZGC01, whole genome shotgun sequence genome window above contains:
- the klhl42 gene encoding kelch-like protein 42 → MTSPEQIIEIVMDDKTYNVSKSKLIEKSDYFRALYSSGMRESAEDSVQLQGLSTPGLELVLEFINTSKVQVANETLEDLIETASFLQVTSILKLLLAEIRQENCVELFKLSEIYGMHDLRNACLKFMSCYYHPMLRRPEFRTLPAAVRDQIRDMRMKGTATLVAIGDFTDTCLDLANQDEPWSMLRYDELEQRWKPLANNLPPDMINVRGYGSAVLDNYLFIVGGYRMTSQEISVAHCYNPCKNEWNHVAPLNQKRSNFKLLAVSGKLYAVGGHCLGTVECYSPEQDWWTCVASLPDPLAEFSACECQGMIYVMGGYTSRDRNTSVLRYCPSSDTWSVFHSCSAHVRKQQMLSVEDTIYLVGGYTHELEPAETGRRRLNQTEDMLTVQSYNVQTGELLQLKENTSKSGLNLTCTLHNDGIYIMSRDVSLPTSLEHRVFLKYNIFSDAWEAFRRFPALGQNMLLCSLYLPNVL